The Mustela nigripes isolate SB6536 chromosome 4, MUSNIG.SB6536, whole genome shotgun sequence genome includes a window with the following:
- the MRLN gene encoding myoregulin isoform X1: protein MCFDTGTKVAKRPPALNALCSSKSLRSEPQEWGYLPLPGIKSGSKSILDMMYKNWILMSTTIPASPEDEILGRLLKILFVIFVDFMSIIYVIITS from the exons ATGTGCTTTGACACAGGGACCAAGGTTGCTAAGAGACCACCTGCGCTGAATGCACTTTGTTCAAGCAAGAGCTTGCGGAGTGAACCCCAGGAGTGGGGTTATCTACCATTACCTGGGATCAAGTCAG GGAGCAAGAGCATTCTGGATATGATGTATAAAAACTGGATATTAATGTCTACTACTATTCCTGCAAGTCCAGAAGATGAAATTCTTGGAAGACTtctaaaaattttgtttgttaTCTTTGTTGACTTTATGTCtattatatatgtcattataaCTTCCTAA
- the MRLN gene encoding myoregulin isoform X2, which translates to MMYKNWILMSTTIPASPEDEILGRLLKILFVIFVDFMSIIYVIITS; encoded by the coding sequence ATGATGTATAAAAACTGGATATTAATGTCTACTACTATTCCTGCAAGTCCAGAAGATGAAATTCTTGGAAGACTtctaaaaattttgtttgttaTCTTTGTTGACTTTATGTCtattatatatgtcattataaCTTCCTAA